The Henckelia pumila isolate YLH828 chromosome 2, ASM3356847v2, whole genome shotgun sequence genome includes a window with the following:
- the LOC140883041 gene encoding uncharacterized protein: MSTTDDIQSDTKPNGHADGGDFRHHHHRRSRWSSMACSSGTEADGNNLYFSETDSDVVTDGMSVALIDEPLFICNSSRGSPNNLLTPRGQVRLDCPILQGSEEEEGDLECGESDLYLQNNGEERGFRCRICHLNLEGNYDDSQEEEDSKGVRIELGCSCRGDLGVAHKHCAETWFQLKGDPICEICGSIALNVTVELENEVINIEVASQASEAGSETRGLKYGHLVMTFMVAFMVLTFIVSYIFHVKNLNK; this comes from the exons ATGTCGACTACGGATGATATCCAATCTGATACAAAACCCAATGGTCATGCGGATGGTGGTGATTTTCGCCATCACCACCACCGTCGATCTCGGTGGTCCTCTATGGCGTGCAGTAGTGGTACTGAGGCAGATGGAAACAACCTTTACTTTTCAGAAACTGACTCAGATGTCGTCACTGATGGCATGTCTGTTGCCCTAATAGATGAGCCCCTATTCATTTGCAACTCTTCTAGAGGGTCTCCCAACAATCTTTTAACTCCAAGAGGCCAAGTGAGATTAGATTGTCCAATCCTCCAAGGGTCAGAGGAAGAAGAGGGTGATCTAGAATGTGGCGAATCGGATTTGTATTTGCAAAATAATGGAGAAGAGAGAGGATTCAGATGCAGGATTTGTCATCTAAATTTGGAGGGAAATTATGATGATAGTCAAGAAGAGGAAGATTCTAAAGGGGTTCGAATTGAATTGGGCTGTAGCTGTAGAGGGGATTTGGGGGTCGCCCACAAGCACTGCGCTGAAACTTGGTTCCAACTTAAGGGAGATCC AATTTGTGAAATTTGCGGTTCCATTGCCTTGAACGTTACAGTTgagcttgaaaatgaagtaaTCAACATAGAAGTGGCATCGCAGGCTTCTGAGGCTGGCTCTGAGACCCGTGGGCTTAAGTACGGTCATCTTGTTATGACCTTTATGGTCGCGTTCATGGTTTTGACATTTATCGTATCATATATTTTTCACGTAAAAAACCTTAACaaataa